The proteins below come from a single Mesobacillus jeotgali genomic window:
- a CDS encoding RNA polymerase sigma factor, whose translation MSDHYSIHFQKVYEEYSDKVYGYLLLLTGKKEVAEDLTQETFLRVYKHIHQFNGDSQIFTWLVKIARNVAIDHLRRGRRLRFFSLDKYSFESCQPSPVEIIVKGEKTSLLYKGIKALKLSYQEVLILRKIKEFSIRETALILGWSESKVKITTSRAMAALKKELKRRGEIIEEII comes from the coding sequence TTGAGCGATCACTACAGCATTCATTTCCAAAAGGTATACGAGGAATACAGTGACAAGGTTTATGGCTATCTCCTGTTATTGACCGGCAAGAAGGAAGTCGCGGAGGATTTGACCCAGGAAACATTTTTAAGGGTGTACAAGCATATCCATCAATTTAATGGTGATTCACAAATTTTTACATGGCTTGTGAAAATTGCCCGGAATGTTGCAATAGACCATTTAAGGAGAGGAAGACGGCTGCGCTTTTTTTCATTGGATAAATATTCTTTCGAATCCTGTCAGCCATCGCCAGTCGAAATCATTGTAAAAGGAGAAAAAACTTCACTCCTTTACAAGGGTATTAAAGCACTGAAGCTGAGCTACCAGGAGGTATTGATTTTAAGGAAAATCAAAGAATTCTCGATAAGGGAAACGGCACTGATCCTTGGCTGGAGCGAAAGCAAAGTGAAAATTACTACTTCCCGGGCAATGGCTGCTTTAAAAAAAGAGTTAAAGAGAAGAGGGGAAATAATTGAAGAAATCATTTGA
- a CDS encoding carbohydrate ABC transporter permease, with product MKSSDSTLVHTETGSKVIRERQTAEAARTKGLSRKAKDNLAGYLFISPWIIGFLGLTLGPLLFSLAASFTDYNITSKMNFIGLENYKRMFTMDDLFRTSLFNTLYYVIFSVPLTTAGAILLAVLLNQKIKGMKFFRTIYYLPAVLSGVAVYFLWMQLLSPSTGLVNTMLGWFGIDGPAWLFDPEWTKPALLLMKMWSVGGGMLLYLAIMQGVSPQMYEAADIEGASPWQKFYHITLPMISPIIFFDVITSTIGAFQIFQEAYVMTENGSGGPGNSLLFYNLHMWNNAFEVFNMGYASAMAWLLFIIVMILTAVNMKLGKRWVHYEGGDGK from the coding sequence ATGAAGTCATCTGATAGTACATTAGTACACACAGAAACTGGGTCTAAAGTTATAAGGGAACGTCAAACTGCTGAAGCAGCCCGAACGAAGGGGCTCAGCAGAAAAGCAAAAGACAACCTGGCTGGTTACTTATTCATTTCACCATGGATCATTGGGTTTCTCGGTCTGACCTTAGGTCCCTTGCTATTCAGTCTGGCCGCTAGTTTCACAGATTACAATATTACTTCAAAAATGAATTTCATTGGTCTGGAAAACTATAAACGTATGTTTACGATGGACGATTTATTTCGCACTTCTCTTTTTAATACTCTTTATTATGTTATTTTCTCTGTTCCATTGACGACTGCGGGTGCTATTTTACTAGCTGTTCTGTTGAACCAGAAGATCAAGGGGATGAAGTTTTTCAGGACAATCTATTATTTGCCTGCGGTGTTATCCGGTGTTGCTGTATATTTTCTTTGGATGCAGCTACTGAGTCCATCAACAGGGCTGGTGAACACGATGCTTGGCTGGTTCGGGATTGATGGTCCGGCCTGGCTGTTTGATCCTGAATGGACAAAACCAGCATTGCTGTTAATGAAAATGTGGAGTGTAGGCGGGGGAATGTTGTTATACCTTGCAATCATGCAAGGGGTTTCGCCTCAGATGTATGAAGCAGCTGATATTGAAGGTGCATCTCCTTGGCAAAAGTTTTACCATATAACTCTTCCAATGATCTCTCCGATTATTTTCTTTGATGTGATCACGAGTACAATTGGTGCATTCCAGATTTTCCAGGAAGCATATGTTATGACCGAAAACGGAAGCGGCGGTCCTGGGAATTCGCTATTATTCTATAACCTGCATATGTGGAATAACGCATTTGAAGTCTTTAACATGGGATATGCTTCTGCAATGGCATGGTTATTGTTCATTATTGTCATGATCTTGACAGCAGTGAACATGAAGCTTGGCAAGCGATGGGTACATTATGAAGGGGGTGACGGCAAATGA
- a CDS encoding YjcZ family sporulation protein: MYGYSGGCGYGGYGVGGAGYGSGFVLIVVLFILLIIVGCACYR, translated from the coding sequence ATGTACGGATACAGCGGAGGCTGTGGTTATGGCGGTTACGGTGTAGGAGGAGCTGGATACGGAAGCGGTTTTGTTTTGATCGTTGTCCTGTTTATCCTCTTGATCATCGTCGGCTGCGCATGCTATCGCTAA
- a CDS encoding YjcZ family sporulation protein → MSEGCGYGGGFALLVVLFILLIIIGASWGFGY, encoded by the coding sequence ATGTCTGAAGGATGCGGCTATGGTGGCGGTTTCGCCCTGCTTGTAGTATTGTTCATTCTTTTAATCATAATCGGAGCGTCTTGGGGTTTCGGTTACTAA
- a CDS encoding carbohydrate ABC transporter permease, with amino-acid sequence MSSMTAPKFYETKKFKDRVRLSFVTLLLLAGSTLILMPLWWMISTSLKSPAEIAQYPPTFFPKEFNFNNYIEAWQTAPFTRWALNTLFLATVGTIGSVLVNSLVAYGFAKIKFKGRNALFVLVLSTMLIPGFVTMVPQYILFSKLGWIDTYLPLLVPAFLGSAFFIFLLRQFMMGIPNELIEAAVLDGAGHLQIWWHIMIPLTKPALITVAIFSFNGAWNDLLGPLLYINDESKYTLQIGLQTFKGTVQTQWHYLMAMSVTVLLPVVLLFFFFQKYFIEGSNISSGTKG; translated from the coding sequence ATGAGTTCAATGACAGCACCAAAATTTTATGAAACTAAAAAGTTCAAAGACAGGGTAAGACTCTCATTTGTGACTCTGCTGCTTCTTGCCGGCAGTACGCTAATCCTTATGCCGTTATGGTGGATGATTTCCACATCCTTAAAATCACCCGCAGAGATTGCGCAGTATCCGCCGACATTTTTCCCAAAGGAATTTAATTTCAATAATTATATCGAGGCTTGGCAGACTGCGCCTTTCACTCGGTGGGCTTTAAACACATTATTCCTTGCAACTGTCGGCACAATCGGAAGTGTACTTGTCAATTCACTGGTTGCATATGGCTTCGCAAAAATCAAATTCAAGGGAAGGAATGCACTGTTTGTCTTGGTACTCTCGACGATGCTTATTCCGGGGTTTGTGACAATGGTGCCTCAGTATATCCTCTTTTCAAAGCTTGGATGGATTGACACGTATCTGCCATTGCTTGTGCCTGCATTCCTTGGCAGCGCGTTTTTCATCTTCTTGCTGCGCCAGTTCATGATGGGAATCCCGAATGAACTCATCGAAGCTGCAGTACTTGATGGTGCAGGCCACCTCCAGATTTGGTGGCATATTATGATCCCGTTGACAAAGCCAGCATTGATTACAGTAGCGATCTTTTCATTTAACGGTGCATGGAATGACCTGTTAGGGCCATTGCTTTATATCAATGATGAAAGCAAGTACACGCTGCAGATTGGCCTGCAAACCTTCAAGGGTACTGTCCAGACACAATGGCATTACTTGATGGCAATGTCCGTCACCGTTCTATTGCCGGTTGTTTTGTTATTCTTCTTTTTCCAAAAATACTTTATCGAAGGCTCAAATATTTCCTCAGGAACTAAGGGATAA
- a CDS encoding ABC transporter substrate-binding protein has protein sequence MKRGLAIIVAVFMLIGLLAGCSGEQKADAEKTKDGKVVVDFWTFWGSETRRPIIEKIIDDYNNSQDKVFVKHTFLPWGDIWTKNLASVAAGNPADVIINDINTVAQRAENKQVEDLSQYIDDSFKQKFYPHLWETVEYEGKSFAVPFNTDTRLLFYNKTAFKEAGLDPEKPPATWAELEEYAKKLDVKDGDRYERVGFYPLWGSVGASSWMTNADSGKGFIEDGELTINTPKKVEALNWILDWKERLGENTVQAFQAEFGSEQANPFIAGKVAMWVDVGTFYTQLRDYGQDVDFGVAPIPANEEGSGNWSEGGGFVVEIPKGAKHPEEAMDFIKYLTDVEAQKYWSVKNYDNVANIEAAEAALNELEGPDKMVYEASVKNLDQTKMFPVPVEYPDYHSRLNPHIDNALLGKTSPEKALEEAEEDIEKMKK, from the coding sequence ATGAAGAGGGGTCTAGCAATCATTGTTGCAGTATTTATGCTAATTGGCTTGCTGGCTGGCTGCTCAGGAGAGCAAAAAGCAGATGCCGAAAAAACGAAGGACGGAAAAGTAGTAGTCGATTTTTGGACGTTCTGGGGATCAGAAACACGCCGTCCGATTATAGAAAAAATCATCGATGATTATAACAATTCCCAGGATAAGGTGTTTGTTAAACATACTTTCTTGCCATGGGGCGATATTTGGACAAAAAACCTTGCCTCAGTCGCAGCCGGCAACCCTGCTGATGTCATCATCAACGACATCAACACAGTTGCCCAGCGTGCTGAAAACAAGCAGGTTGAGGATTTAAGCCAGTATATAGATGATTCTTTCAAGCAAAAATTTTATCCGCATTTATGGGAGACTGTCGAGTATGAGGGCAAGTCTTTTGCTGTCCCATTCAATACAGACACACGTCTTCTTTTCTACAATAAGACTGCATTCAAGGAAGCAGGACTGGATCCTGAGAAGCCGCCTGCAACCTGGGCAGAGCTCGAGGAGTACGCAAAGAAGTTAGATGTTAAAGATGGCGATCGCTATGAGCGAGTAGGATTCTATCCTTTATGGGGAAGTGTAGGTGCATCCAGCTGGATGACAAACGCAGATAGCGGCAAGGGTTTTATTGAAGATGGTGAGTTGACGATCAACACTCCGAAAAAAGTTGAAGCTCTTAATTGGATCCTTGACTGGAAGGAACGCCTCGGGGAAAACACGGTACAGGCCTTCCAGGCAGAATTCGGAAGTGAACAGGCAAATCCATTCATTGCTGGAAAAGTAGCGATGTGGGTTGATGTAGGAACATTCTACACACAGTTAAGAGATTATGGACAGGATGTCGATTTTGGCGTTGCCCCAATTCCTGCAAACGAGGAAGGTTCAGGTAACTGGTCAGAGGGCGGCGGATTTGTAGTTGAAATTCCGAAAGGCGCTAAACACCCAGAAGAAGCAATGGATTTCATTAAGTATCTGACAGATGTTGAAGCTCAAAAATATTGGTCGGTCAAAAACTATGACAATGTTGCAAACATTGAAGCTGCAGAAGCTGCTTTAAATGAGCTTGAGGGACCTGACAAGATGGTCTATGAAGCTTCAGTTAAAAACTTGGATCAAACAAAAATGTTCCCGGTACCAGTAGAGTATCCGGATTATCACAGCAGATTAAACCCGCATATCGACAATGCCCTATTAGGAAAAACTTCTCCTGAAAAAGCATTGGAAGAAGCTGAAGAAGATATCGAAAAAATGAAGAAGTAA